The proteins below come from a single Tachypleus tridentatus isolate NWPU-2018 chromosome 13, ASM421037v1, whole genome shotgun sequence genomic window:
- the LOC143240689 gene encoding DET1- and DDB1-associated protein 1-like — protein MSIAEFLKELPSHNESNFTKFQADTTSKTTVKRPAVYLPTKDHPSEQIITTEKTNILLRYLHQQWDRKNSTKKRDSSHTGSGTEDENTSRKRLRTDGASNSPS, from the exons ATG TCTATAGCAGAATTCCTGAAAGAGCTGCCTTCTCATAATGAAAGCAACTTTACAAAGTTTCAAGCTGACACGACATCGAAGACCACT GTAAAAAGACCAGCAGTGTATCTGCCCACAAAGGACCATCCATCTGAACaaa tcATAACAACAGAGAAGACAAATATTCTCTTACGATACTTACATCAGCAATGGGATAGaaaa aaTTCAACAAAAAAACGAGATTCTAGCCATACAGGAAGCGGAACTGAAGACGAAAATACTTCTCGTAAAAGGCTCCGCACCGATGGTGCTAGTAATAGTCCATCTTAA